One window of Falco peregrinus isolate bFalPer1 chromosome 17, bFalPer1.pri, whole genome shotgun sequence genomic DNA carries:
- the ADGRA2 gene encoding adhesion G protein-coupled receptor A2, which yields MRRAAALVLLAAALSGGAAARSCPAQSLGCKCAAERPKAPGGPAAPRRRVVCSGGGLPAPPEPRLLPDGTATLLLSNNKITVLENGSFFGLWALEKLDLKNNLISTVQPGAFLGLPELKRLDLSNNRIGCLSASVFQGLPNLLRLNMSGNIFSSLPPGVFNELPSLKVVDFATEYLTCDCNLRWVLPWARNRSAQISERTACVYPRHLHAFPLRSARESQLRCAGAPELHTHHLIPSLRQVVFQGDRLPFQCTATYLDNSTQIRWYHNREPVEEDERTGVIVEESLIHDCTFITSELILSNIHISANGEWECAVSTSQGNVSKKVEIVVLETSASYCPAERVTNNRGDFRWPRTLAGITAYQPCLQYPFATGPAGAGAAAEKQAWRRCDRAGRWEEGDYSHCLYTNDITRVLYTFVLMPINASNALTLAHQLRVYTAEAANFSDMVDVLYVAQMIEKFIGYVDQIKQLTDVIVEMASNIMLVDDHILWMSQKEEKACTSIVRSLEKIAAHTLSSNSQHMAVNSRNIAFEAYVVKPESYVGLSCVAFQRQDGVPAGRPPPAERGAEPMPDQQLRLRCTTGRPNVSLTSFHIKNSIALASIQLPPSLFASPVPAAPLADCKLQLLVFRNGKLFCSTGNSSRLADDGKRRSVATPVIYAGTYGCGVGNLSEPVAVSLRHPGEGADPVAAYWNFEVLEGMGGWSAEGCQLAAREPNVTSLHCRHLSNVAVLMELSGFPSEARGAVEVLHPAMYTCTAILLLCLFTTIITYIVNHGTILIPRKGWHMLLNLCFHIAMTAAVFAGGITLTGYLIVCQAVGIILHYSSLSTLLWMAVKARVLYKEATWKAPQQPDGDMSQPAPSPMLRFYLIAGGIPLIICGITAAVNIHNYHDNNPYCWLVWRPSLGAFYVPVAFILLVTWIYFLCAGLSLQCRPSRRKDVPEPLEPPPQLGGASDLLTDSGSISVTLNSGPPCPETDGIYSLQVQFWALVTTHALYIALWTFGALAVSQRWYLNIVFSCLYGVTAVALGLFIFIHHCIRRRDVLSSWFSCCPSYRNALPMQAYVHPGLVPEDGSQVFISCDPEAARSSASSSSPSSAGSAGGRCKLTNLQVAQSQADAHPATCPEPDTADSRTASAGRHASNLHGRRNHRGRTKQCRDGKHHRLKMLRGPSSEHPSSESGSLHNSHSESYHSSRNSPSSSGRGGPRAPQDGEMAPSHSEGSDGGRRAPDFAEARRRSASRDNLRQASAAEKEAKRRSYPLNVASHNGGLKGSKYDVNLASADSVAGMKTGLWKSETTV from the exons atgcggcgggcggccgcgctGGTGCTGCTGGCGGCGGCGCTGAGCGGCGGAGCCGCGGCGCGGAGCTGCCCCGCGCAGAGCCTGGGCTGCAAGTGTGCGGCCGAGCGGCCCAAGGcgcccggcggccccgccgcgccccgccgcagGGTGGTCTGCAGCGGCGGGGGGCTCCCGGCGCCGCCCGAGCCGCGCCTGCTGCCCGACGGCACCGCCACGCT gctgctgaGTAACAACAAGATCACCGTGCTGGAGAATGGCTCTTTCTTCGGGCTGTGGGCTCTGGAGAAGCT GGACCTGAAGAACAACCTGATCAGCACGGTCCAGCCGGGCGCCTTCCTTGGCCTCCCCGAGCTGAAACGTCT GGACCTCTCCAACAACCGCATTGGGTGCCTGAGTGCCAGCGTCTTCCAGGGGCTCCCCAACCTGCTCAGGCT GAACATGTCTGGGAACATCTTCTCCAGCCTCCCGCCCGGTGTCTTCAACGAGCTCCCCTCCCTGAAAGTCGT GGACTTTGCCACTGAGTACCTGACGTGCGACTGCAACCTGCgctgggtgctgccctgggctcGCAACCGCTCGGCGCAGATCTCGGAGCGGACGGCGTGCGTCTACCCCCGGCACCTCCACGCCTTCCCACTGCGCAGCGCACGGGAGAGCCAGCTCCGCTGCG CGGGCGCCCCGGAGCTGCACACCCACCACCTCATCCCATCGCTGCGCCAGGTGGTTTTCCAGGGCGACCGGCTGCCCTTCCAGTGCACCGCCACCTACTTGGACAACAGCACCCAGATCCGATGGTACCACAACCGTGAGCCGGTGGAGGAGGACGAGCGGACGGGTGTCATCGTGGAGGAGAGCCTGATCCATGACTGCACCTTCATCACCAG CGAGCTCATCCTCTCCAACATCCACATCTCTGCCAACGGCGAGTGGGAGTGTGCCGTCTCCACCTCCCAGGGCAACGTCAGCAAGAAGGTGGAGATCGTGGTGCTGGAGACCTCCGCATCCTACTGCCCTGCTGAGCGGGTCACCAACAACCGCGGGGACTTCAG GTGGCCCCGCACCCTGGCAGGCATCACCGCCtaccagccctgcctgcagtaCCCCTTCGCCACGGGGCCGGCGGGCGCAGGTGCGGCGGCGGAGAAGCAGGCATGGCGGCGCTGCGACCGCGCCGGGCGCTGGGAGGAGGGTGACTACTCCCACTGCCTCTACACCAATGACATCACCCGCGTCCTCTACACCTTTGTGCTG ATGCCCATCAATGCCTCCAATGCCCTGACCCTGGCTCACCAGCTCCGCGTCTACACGGCCGAGGCAGCCAACTTCTCGGACATGGTTGATGTCCTCTACGTGGCACAAATGATAGAGAAATTTATCGGCTACGTGGACCAGATCAAGCAG CTGACGGACGTGATTGTGGAGATGGCCAGCAACATCATGCTGGTGGACGACCACATCCTGTGGATGTCgcagaaggaggagaaggctTGCACCAGCATCGTCCGCTCCCTGGAGAAAATTGCCGCCCACACGCTCAGCAGCAACTCCCAGCACATGGCGGTG aaCTCACGCAACATCGCCTTCGAGGCGTACGTGGTGAAGCCTGAGAGCTACGTGGGGCTGAGCTGCGTGGCTTTCCAGCGGCAGGACGGGGTCCCCGCCGGGCGTCCCCCTCCAGCCGAGCGGGGGGCCGAGCCCATGCCCGACCAGCAGCTGAGGCTGCGCTGCACCACGGGACGCCCCAACGTCTCCCTGACCAGCTTCCACATCAAG AACAGCATCGCCCTGGCCTCCATCCAGCTGCCACCCAGCCTCTTCGCCAGCCCCGTCCCGGCTGCGCCGCTGGCCGACTGcaagctccagctgctggtctTCCGCAATGGCAAGCTCTTCTGCAGCACCGGCAACTCCTCCCGCTTGGCTGATGACGGCAAACGCCGCAGCGTGGCCACACCAGTCATCTATGCCGGGACCT ATGGCTGCGGAGTGGGAAACCTGTCAGAGCCGGTGGCCGTGTCACTGCGGCACCCTGGGGAGGGTGCAGACCCAGTGGCCGCATACTGGAACTTTGAGGTGCTGGAGGGCATGGGGGGCTGGAGCGCTGAGGGCTGCCAGCTGGCCGCCCGCGAGCCCAACGTCACCTCCCTGCACTGCCGGCACCTCAGCAACGTGGCTGTGCTCATG GAGCTGAGCGGTTTCCCCAGCGAGGCGCGAGGTGCCGTGGAGGTGCTGCACCCGGCCATGTACACCTGCACGGCCAtcttgctgctctgcctcttcACCACCATCATCACCTACATCGTCAACCACGG CACCATTCTCATCCCGCGGAAGGGCTGGCACATGCTGCTTAACCTCTGCTTCCACATCGCCATGACGGCCGCCGTCTTTGCCGGAGGCATCACCCTCACCGGCTACCTGATTGTGTGCCAAGCG GTCGGCATCATCCTGCACTACTCCTCCCTCTCCACCCTGCTGTGGATGGCAGTGAAGGCCAGAGTGCTCTACAAGGAGGCGACCTGGAAGGCACCGCAGCAGCCAGATGGGGACAtgtcccagccagcccccagccccatgctaCG GTTCTACTTGATCGCTGGTGGGATCCCCCTCATCATCTGCGGGATCACGGCGGCCGTCAACATCCACAACTACCATGACAACAACCCATA ctgctggctggtgtgGCGGCCCAGCCTGGGGGCTTTCTACGTCCCTGTGGCTTTCATCTTGCTTGTCACCTGGATTTACTTCCTCTGCGCCGGGCTCAGCCTCCAGTGCCGACCGTCACGCCGGAAAGATGTCCCCGAGCCACTGGAGCCACCGCCGCAGCTGGGGGGTGCCAGTGACCTCCTGACAGACTCCGGGTCCATCTCCGTCACGCTGAACTCGGGGCCACCCTGCCCTGAGACAGATGGCATCTACTCTCTGCAGGTGCAATTCTGGGCGCTGGTGACCACCCACGCCTTGTACATCGCCCTGTGGACATTCGGCGCCCTGGCCGTGTCCCAGCGCTGGTACCTGAACAttgtcttcagctgcctctACGGCGTCACCGCCGTGGCGCTGGGACTCTTCATCTTCATCCACCACTGCATCCGGCGCCGGGACGTCCTCAGCTCCTGgttctcctgctgcccctcctACAGGAACGCGCTGCCCATGCAGGCGTACGTCCACCCTGGGCTGGTGCCGGAGGATGGCTCGCAGGTCTTCATCAGCTGCGACCCGGAGGCGGCTCGCTCCagtgcctcctcctcctcacccagcaGCGCCGGCTCGGCCGGGGGCCGCTGCAAGCTCACCAACCTGCAGGTAGCCCAGAGCCAGGCGGACGCACACCCAGCCACCTGCCCGGAGCCGGACACCGCCGACAGCAGGACGGCCAGTGCCGGCAGGCACGCCAGCAACCTCCACGGCCGCAGGAACCACCGCGGCAGAACTAAGCAGTGCCGGGACGGGAAGCACCACCGCTTGAAAATGCTGCGGGGCCCCTCCTCGGAGCATCCCTCCAGCGAGAGCGGGAGCCTCCACAACAGCCACTCTGAGAGCTatcacagcagcaggaacagccccagcagcagtggcCGCGGGGGGCCGCGGGCCCCCCAGGACGGGGAGATGGCACCCAGCCACTCAGAAGGCAGCGACGGTGGACGGCGGGCACCCGACTTCGCCGAGGCTCGCCGGAGGAGCGCCAGCAGGGACAACCTGCGGCAAGCCAGCGCAGCCGAGAAGGAGGCAAAGCGCCGGTCCTACCCACTCAACGTGGCCAGCCACAACGGCGGCCTCAAGGGCAGCAAGTACGACGTCAACCTGGCCAGTGCCGACAGCGTGGCCGGCATGAAGACAGGCCTCTGGAAGAGCGAAACCACCGTGTAA
- the PLPBP gene encoding pyridoxal phosphate homeostasis protein isoform X2 has protein sequence MWRAGMAAGDGLGPALRAVTEQVQQAAARRPQVQELLEKASDSRILSSCPEIKWHFIGHLQKNNVNKLIAVPNLFMLETVDSVKLADRVNSSWQKKGSAQKLKVMVQVNTSGEDSKHGLPPGDTTAAVEHVINKCPSLEFVGLMTIGSIGHDLSKGPNPDFQMLLSLRQEVCEKLNLPIEKVELSMGMSTDFQHAIEVGSTNVRIGSTIFGERDYSNKAVGGKAPAETKAKTETLTVQDH, from the exons ATGTGGAGAGCCGGCATGGCCGCCGGGGATGGATTGGGCCCGGCGCTGCGGGCCGTCACCGAGCAGGTGCAGCAGGCGGCAGCGCGGAGGCCGCAG GTTCAAGAGCTGCTAGAAAAAGCATCAGACTCCAGA ATTCTGTCATCATGTCCGGAGATTAAGTGGCATTTTATTGGccatctgcagaaaaataatgtcaaCAAGTTGATCG CCGTCCCTAACCTGTTCATGTTGGAAACAGTGGATTCTGTGAAACTGGCAGACAGAGTCAACAGCTCATGGCAGAAAAAAGGGTCAGCTCAGAAGCTGAAGGTCATGGTGCAAGTTAACACGAGTGGAGAAGACA GTAAGCATGGCCTTCCTCCCGGAGACACTACAGCTGCTGTGGAGCATGTCATCAACAAGTGTCCAAGCCTGGAATTTGTGGGGCTGATGACGATTGGCAGCATCGGGCATGACCTTAGTAAGGGGCCAAATCCTGACTTCCAG ATGCTGCTGTCTTTGCGGCAGGAAGTGTGTGAAAAGCTGAATCTCCCCATTGAGAAGGTGGAGCTGAGCATGGGCATGTCCACAGACTTCCAGCACGCA ATAGAGGTTGGATCCACAAACGTCAGGATTGGAAGCACTATTTTTGGAGAGCGAGATTATTCCAACAAAGCAGTCGGTGGCAAAGCCCCTGCTGAAACTAAAGCCAAAACGGAGACCTTGACAGTGCAGGATCAttag
- the PLPBP gene encoding pyridoxal phosphate homeostasis protein isoform X1 translates to MWRAGMAAGDGLGPALRAVTEQVQQAAARRPQGLPAVQPRLVAVSKTKPAEMVIDAYSHGQRSFGENYVQELLEKASDSRILSSCPEIKWHFIGHLQKNNVNKLIAVPNLFMLETVDSVKLADRVNSSWQKKGSAQKLKVMVQVNTSGEDSKHGLPPGDTTAAVEHVINKCPSLEFVGLMTIGSIGHDLSKGPNPDFQMLLSLRQEVCEKLNLPIEKVELSMGMSTDFQHAIEVGSTNVRIGSTIFGERDYSNKAVGGKAPAETKAKTETLTVQDH, encoded by the exons ATGTGGAGAGCCGGCATGGCCGCCGGGGATGGATTGGGCCCGGCGCTGCGGGCCGTCACCGAGCAGGTGCAGCAGGCGGCAGCGCGGAGGCCGCAG GGGCTGCCAGCTGTGCAGCCGCGGCTGGTGGCCGTCAGCAAGACGAAGCCGGCAGAGATGGTGATTGATGCCTACAGCCACGGGCAGCGCAGCTTTGGGGAGAACTAT GTTCAAGAGCTGCTAGAAAAAGCATCAGACTCCAGA ATTCTGTCATCATGTCCGGAGATTAAGTGGCATTTTATTGGccatctgcagaaaaataatgtcaaCAAGTTGATCG CCGTCCCTAACCTGTTCATGTTGGAAACAGTGGATTCTGTGAAACTGGCAGACAGAGTCAACAGCTCATGGCAGAAAAAAGGGTCAGCTCAGAAGCTGAAGGTCATGGTGCAAGTTAACACGAGTGGAGAAGACA GTAAGCATGGCCTTCCTCCCGGAGACACTACAGCTGCTGTGGAGCATGTCATCAACAAGTGTCCAAGCCTGGAATTTGTGGGGCTGATGACGATTGGCAGCATCGGGCATGACCTTAGTAAGGGGCCAAATCCTGACTTCCAG ATGCTGCTGTCTTTGCGGCAGGAAGTGTGTGAAAAGCTGAATCTCCCCATTGAGAAGGTGGAGCTGAGCATGGGCATGTCCACAGACTTCCAGCACGCA ATAGAGGTTGGATCCACAAACGTCAGGATTGGAAGCACTATTTTTGGAGAGCGAGATTATTCCAACAAAGCAGTCGGTGGCAAAGCCCCTGCTGAAACTAAAGCCAAAACGGAGACCTTGACAGTGCAGGATCAttag